From Cervus canadensis isolate Bull #8, Minnesota chromosome 28, ASM1932006v1, whole genome shotgun sequence, one genomic window encodes:
- the LOC122429810 gene encoding transmembrane protein 14C produces MPKDSGPLVPLHWLGFGYAALVASGGIIGYAKAGSVPSLAAGLLFGGLAGLGSYQLSQDPKNVWLFLVTSGTLAGIMGVRFYNSRKFMPAGLIAGASLLMVVKLGISALGKPHQ; encoded by the exons atgcCGAAGGACTCCGGCCCGCT AGTGCCTTTACATTGGCTTGGCTTTGGCTATGCAGCACTGGTTGCTTCCGGCGGGATCATTGGCTATGCGAAAGCAG GCAGCGTTCCGTCCCTGGCTGCCGGGCTCCTCTTCGGTGGTCTTGCCGGCCTGGGTTCCTATCAGCTGTCTCAGGATCCGAAGAACGTTTGGCTTTTCTTAG TCACATCTGGAACCTTGGCTGGCATCATGGGGGTGAGATTCTACAACTCGAGAAAGTTCATGCCTGCAGGCCTGATCGCAGGTGCCAG TTTGCTGATGGTCGTCAAACTTGGAATCAGTGCGTTGGGTAAACCCCATCAGTAA